A genomic window from Massilia sp. METH4 includes:
- the imuA gene encoding translesion DNA synthesis-associated protein ImuA: MAHLAPLLAPETVHPSLWLASQLAQSHDRCVDTGYPVLSTQLPGGGWPTGTLVELLLQQPGIGEMRLLQPVLAALRRPIVLVQPPYAPQALALAALGIAPTQLTWIRNTGKSADALWAAEQVLRSGCCGALLLWQQHVRGEALRRLHLAAQSSETLFCLMRPLAAAQDASPAPLRLALRPAAGGLEIDFVKRRGPQRDAPLFLPLTPSLLQRHAPVDRPAPAPAPARSVLPELVG, translated from the coding sequence ATGGCCCATCTTGCTCCACTGCTGGCGCCGGAAACCGTGCATCCCTCACTTTGGCTTGCATCGCAACTGGCGCAATCGCACGACCGCTGCGTCGACACCGGCTACCCGGTACTGTCGACCCAGCTGCCGGGCGGCGGCTGGCCGACGGGCACGCTGGTGGAATTGCTGTTGCAGCAGCCGGGCATCGGCGAGATGCGCCTGCTGCAGCCGGTGCTGGCGGCGCTGCGGCGCCCCATCGTGCTGGTGCAGCCACCGTACGCGCCCCAGGCGCTGGCGCTGGCCGCGCTGGGCATTGCGCCCACCCAGCTGACCTGGATCCGCAACACGGGCAAGAGCGCCGATGCGCTGTGGGCCGCCGAGCAGGTGCTGCGCAGCGGCTGCTGCGGCGCGCTGCTGCTGTGGCAGCAGCACGTGCGCGGCGAAGCGCTGCGCCGCCTGCACCTGGCGGCGCAAAGCAGCGAAACGCTGTTCTGCCTGATGCGGCCGCTGGCGGCGGCACAGGACGCCTCGCCGGCACCGCTGCGGCTGGCGCTGCGGCCCGCCGCCGGCGGGCTGGAAATCGATTTTGTAAAACGCCGGGGGCCGCAACGCGATGCGCCATTGTTCCTGCCCTTGACTCCTTCTTTACTGCAACGCCATGCGCCTGTGGATCGGCCTGCACCTGCCCCGGCTCCCGCTCGAAGTGTTCTGCCCGAGCTGGTCGGCTGA